Proteins encoded together in one Lathyrus oleraceus cultivar Zhongwan6 chromosome 5, CAAS_Psat_ZW6_1.0, whole genome shotgun sequence window:
- the LOC127083560 gene encoding uncharacterized protein LOC127083560 — MSIEELKSAMNEHVDLMSDLVQKISSELRTNLRPAYDNFLGFFHAIDWKEPWLLGLLSFYVVLLLVTIISRKNTNFQMCLFLLTLAGVYLAERLNSFLGGNWKSFSSQNYFDPSGVFISVLWSGPLLVLAMIILINTLFSLCYLIVKWKRAELRHRARAARSKQE, encoded by the exons A TGTCGATTGAGGAGCTGAAATCTGCTATGAATGAACACGTTGATCTTATGTCAGATCTTGTTCAGAAGATCTCTTCCGAACTTCGTACCAACCTTCGTCCTGCTTACGATAACTTCTTGGGTTTCTTTCATGCCATTGATTGGAAG GAACCCTGGCTACTGGGATTGTTATCATTCTATGTTGTATTGCTGCTTGTAACTATTATCTCTAGGAAGAATACCAACTTTCAGATGTGCTTGTTCCTTTTGACGT TGGCTGGTGTATATCTTGCTGAGAGACTGAATAGTTTTCTGGGGGGAAACTGGAAAAGCTTCTCAAGTCAAAACTATTTTGATCCAAGTGGAGTATTTATATCAGTTCTTTGGTCTGGACCTCTCCTTGTGTTGGCTATGATAATCTTG ATCAATACGCTCTTTTCCTTATGTTACTTGATTGTTAAGTGGAAAAGAGCTGAACTAAGACATCGTGCAAGGGCTGCTCGAAGTAAGCAGGAATAG